In Mycolicibacterium mucogenicum DSM 44124, the following are encoded in one genomic region:
- a CDS encoding DUF732 domain-containing protein — MADLTVRSRVTRALVMVFAAGAAAGWMVPPAQADPVTYVNSVNVRGGFNFPSGDAAIAYGRGVCDKIAAGRSYGQIIGDIKVDVTGGDEGQANYLVGQVINELCPELIGPLRSSAGNYRPGAQ, encoded by the coding sequence ATGGCTGATCTCACAGTTCGATCCCGTGTGACGCGGGCGCTGGTGATGGTGTTCGCCGCGGGGGCCGCGGCCGGATGGATGGTGCCGCCGGCCCAGGCCGACCCGGTGACGTACGTGAACAGCGTCAACGTGCGGGGCGGCTTCAACTTCCCGAGCGGCGATGCCGCCATCGCCTACGGGCGCGGCGTGTGCGACAAGATCGCCGCGGGCAGGAGTTACGGGCAGATCATCGGTGACATCAAGGTCGACGTCACGGGTGGCGACGAAGGCCAGGCCAATTATCTTGTCGGACAGGTGATCAACGAACTGTGCCCCGAGCTGATCGGGCCGCTGCGCAGTTCCGCGGGCAACTACCGACCGGGGGCACAGTGA